Below is a genomic region from Raphanus sativus cultivar WK10039 chromosome 4, ASM80110v3, whole genome shotgun sequence.
CTAATACTTCACAACCAAATCAAACACTTTCAAGAGGGAAAGTCCAAACCTTTACATGGTAATTTCGAAAGCCCAACACTACAAATTACATAAGAGTTAGAGCAGAACCTTCCGAAATCCGAAAATGGAGAGGAACGAGAAGAAGGTAGAGAAGCGGCGCCGGAGCCCCATGCGGCGCCTAGGGTTTTCTGATTGCTAGGGTTCTTCTTCTTAGACTTCTTGCTACTCCCACTGCCGCCTGAGGAATTGGACCCAAGGCTACGCTTCATTGCAGAGACGGAGAAGAAGCTTTCAACGCAATTTTTCCAAATCGTGAAGAACTCGGTGACGgggttttatatatataaaataaaacacgcACTTTGCCGGGTTAGTACAAActtatttatttctttcataAATTACccattacttttaaaattatcaatGGTTACTTtgcaaaatattttcttacctCAACTCTAATGATTTAATTTTCGTATTTTCTTTTCAAGCCAAGTGtgttaataaaagtaaacagtaTTAAAGTCGAGACTAGTCTTACGGAATTTTGGTGTAGATTATTGTAGTTCAGGGGCTATCTTACATAATGATTAGTTTGAGGGTTTTTTTGCTAATTATTATTTTCGCGCGCTATCGCTATCcccagagagaaaaaaagaaaaccctttcagaaaaaaaaaagttaacccCTTTCTCGATTTTGCTCTGATTACTGTgtagaaaagaaagattcaattTTGGTTTAGAAATGCCGGTGGCGAGACCAGAGACATCGGATGCTAGAGTTATCGCCCATGTCGACATGGATTGCTTCTACGTTCAAGGTCTCTTTTACCTATCTATCTAAACCCTAATTGTATACCTACACTCGCTATACACTTGAATGACAGAAGCAACGgattcgaatttgaatctgttGGAGTTCTGAATTGTTTCTTTTTGTCTCTTTTGACTTTGTGTTAAGGGATTTGTGAAATTTCGAATCTGAATTTATGTTAAAAAGCTGTCTCCTTTTCTTGCTTTAAAAATTGTCCTTTCCTGATTAGTGGAGCAAAGGAAGCAACCGGAGTTGCGAGGACTTCCTACAGCAGTTGTGCAGTACAATGAATGGCAAGGTGGTGGTTTGATTGCTGTTAGCTACGAGGCTCGTAGATGTGGCGTCAAGCGGTTAGTTTAATTCAATAATACTATCCTTCTTTCTCCCTCCCAATTGTGTCTCAAAGGATGAAATTTTTCAGGTCCATGAGAGGTGAAGAGGCTAAGGCCGCCTGCCCTGACATTCAGTTGGTTCAAGTTCCTGTCGCTCGTGGTAAAGCTGACCTCAATACATATCGCACTGCCGGTTCTGAGGTTGTTCGAACTGAAACTATGCTTCAAATCTTTACTAGTATATTCTAAAGTTTTATCCCCTTCTATGTGTCTCCCTAGGTGGTTTCGATTCTTGCACAAAGCGGTAAATGTGAGAGAGCTTCCATTGATGAAGTGTATCTTGACCTCACCGATGCAGCAGAAAGCATGCTGGCCGATGCGCCTCCGGAGAGTTTGGAATCTATAGATGAAGAAGCTCTTAAATCTCATATTCTTGGAATTAACCGAGAGGTATGATTGAGAttgttttagtattttgatCTTAAGTTGTTTTCTACTCTTGtgatacatatttttttggCTTTGGTTCAGGATGGAGATGATTTTAAGGAGAGTGTCCGTGATTGGATATGTCGAAAAGATGCTGATCGCCGTGATAAGTTATTAGGTTGTGGAATCATCATTGTTGCAGAACTCCGGAAACAAGTGTTGAAGGAGACTGAGTTTAGCTGTTCTGCTGGCGTAGCCCATAACAAGGCAATTAgcgatttgttttgttttgtttttacttttattgCTTTGTTCTAGCGAGTGACAACATGTAACTTAACAAGCAGATGCTAGCCAAACTTGCTAGTGGGATGAATAAACCTGCCCAGCAAACCGTTGTACCATATGCAGCTGTACAGGAACTTCTCACTTCTTTGCCAATAAAGAAAATGTAAGTAAGCTTGACCAAACTTATTGACCCCAGTGCATATTTTCTGTATGATAGTTAATGAATTGTGTTATAAACatgttaatttatattcttttttctcGGTGTGTTCTAAAAGTATGACTTAAGTTGTGCATTGCATCGTTAATCTCTGTCACATGATCATAAGATTGTTAGTTGCCCTTGGCTATTGTTTAGAAACTCTAATTATGTATCTTGCAGGAAACAACTGGGAGGAAAGCTGGGCACTAGCTTGCAAACTGACTTGGGAATTGTCACTGTGGGGGACTTGTTGCAGTTCTCTGAAACTAAGCTGCAAGAACATTACGGAATAAATACTGGGTAATAATAAATCTGGAACAGATAGAAACTTGTTCTCCTGGACTCTTAGACTAGTGATGATTgttaaatactttttaaacaAAATGAATGTGTTTGCCTAAAAGACCACTTATGTGGTTcataacataaaactaaaagGATGTGGGACTCTTGCTTGATTGTAAACAAGGTTACTAATACTTGTTTTAATCTGCCTTTGTAGTACATGGTTATGGAATATTGCAAGAGGGATCAGTGGGGAAGAAGTGCAAGGCCGTCTTCTCCCCAAAAGCCATGGTTCTGGAAAGACATTTCCCGGACCTCGTGCTCTGAGGTCACTCTCAAACGTAAGAGTTGAATCTCAGCCAGATTATTCACTTTTATAACCCCCTATAACtgttttcttaataaaatcTGTTAAATACTTTTAGGTCCAGCATTGGCTGAATCAGCTTTCAGAAGAACTATACGAGCGTCTCAGTTCTGACTTGGAGCAGAATAAGCGGATTGCAAGCACCCTTACCCTTCATGCCACCGCTTTCAGAGTACCTATTTTTCTCCTGTATTTGTAGTTTGCACAAATGTTTTACTTCgttatatatatacttgtggagttaaaaaatcttttttttttgtttatatataatgcAGTCAAAGGATTCAGATTCGCATAAGAAGTTTCCTTCAAAATCATGTCCACTGAGATATGGGGTAACCAAGGTTCAAGAAGATGCATTTAACTTGTTCCAAGCTGCGTTGCGTGAATACATGGGACCTTTTGGAACTAAACCTCAAGGCAATAAGAAAGAAACATGGAGAATAACAGGTCTCTCTGTTTCAGCTAGTAAAATCGTGGATATACCATCTGTAAGTTCTCATAGCCACTAAGACTCTTCTAGCTATTGATTGTGACCACTATCAAACATTTAGCTGGTTTTCTGGACTCTAGTGGTAGAAATGATATCTTATTGAAACGTAGGGCACAAGTTCGATAATGAGATATTTTCAAAGTCAATCTACTATTCCTTCTTGTTCAACAAGTGGTTGTCTTCAAGAACATGTAGCGGTGACTCCCTCAGGTACTCCAGAGTTTTCCTGTGTATTTGCAGAACTGTTCTTGAATCAAACTTAATTTCATGTTTTGTCTTGTAATATGTGTAGCTAGTGAAAGTTGTTCTGAACAGAAATCAGCAGAAACCGAAGCAGCAATGCCTCCTGATAAAGACATGAGCATAACTGATACTTCGCCTGATTTAGACAATTCATATGGAAACATGGACATGGTCCCTGAAAAGGTATCTATACCAGAAAGTTTTTACGTTCTCAGTTTCAAGAGATAAGAAATGTGAAGGGGTTCTTTAGTAATCTAAATTGAGGCTTGAATGGTTTGAATGATTAAAGAGCTTATATATGATATCAAGTAATCAGTGTACACTTGAAGAACCAGTTCCACAGTTTACTTGTCAGGATGTCTCTTGTCAATCAAATGAAGCAACGGAGTTTCCAACACAATCAGGATCCAACAAAGGCACACAAACGAAGACAAGTGGGCAgaagataaaagaaaagagCCGGGTATGCGAATTTTTAACTTCACTGCTTGTTTCTGTAATGTGCAAGTTTGTTCTCAAAAGCTACTTCTTTTTGCTGAGATTCTATTTTGCTTGTTTGTTCTTAGGGAATGCATTCAGTTGTCGATATCTTTAAGAATTACAGTGCGGCTCCTCGATCAAAGCAAGAGACTCAAGAAGATTCAACAGTGTCATTAACAAGTAACAGAGGCAGCTTGAGTAGCTCCACGAGCCATAGTAGTGAAATGAATAAAGAGGTGGGGGATAGAAGAGAAACAGAGTGGGGATACAAGGTTGGTGAAATCGATCAGTCTGTTTTCGACGAGTTACCCTATGAGATTCAACGAGAATTCAGGAGTTTCCTACGCCCTAATAAACGGCCTAACGCCGGTAAAAGCAAAGGTGATGGTTCTGCTTCTTCAGGCATTGCTCATTATTTTCCACCATTGAAGAGATAGACTCAGGCTCTTCTGTCTCTGTGGTTGACTTTGTATAGTGTCTGTAGTCATTTGTCTTGTTTGAGATATGATCTTCTATTTACAGTTACCAGAGTTAttattatccaaaaatactagAAGAAAAGTTTATGAACTGACTTCTTCAAAAACAAGAACTACGACTACGAGTATTCGTAATGTTCAACGAATTTGTCGATAACACTCGTGCATCCTAATTAGTGACCCTCTAGCTTCTTTTCTTAGTATGGGACCTTTTGTTAAATGTTTACCAAATGAAAAAAGTTAGGAAAAACGGCCATTTCATATTCTACCCGATTTATATGACTGTGCCAAAATATATCTGAACTTAGAGCATGCCCATTAGTGGTTCTTAAGGGGTTCATAGGCTCGGGTTCATAGGGccggaagagaaaaaaaatagaaaaatgggCTAATTAGCGTGACCCGTCTCTTAGCGGTGATCCGTCCGTAGCCGAGTTCAAGGCACGTGTCGCGCTGAGATTGGGCCCGTGTTTTCGAGTTGAAGCGGAGTAATTCGCGAAacctttcattttcttttattccgCAAAAGCTAGGGTTTCTTTCTCGTCTAGGCGATTCAGAGGCGATTCTCGTGCGACGCCGATTCCCGGAGCTTTTCACCATCAAATCGACGACGAACGGTTTCCTCCACGAGCTCAGGTTAGTATCTAGTACATTCGCGGTTATTTTGAAGCGTTTTGGGCAGGGAAGGGTTGTCGGCGATTCTTAATCGATTTAGGGTTTTCGTAGTTGGGTTCAAAATCGTGTTGGGGCTTTCAATTAATCTTCATGCGGGGTTGTATTAACCGACTCATGGTTGGTTTGTCTGGgat
It encodes:
- the LOC108848997 gene encoding DNA polymerase eta isoform X2 encodes the protein MPVARPETSDARVIAHVDMDCFYVQVEQRKQPELRGLPTAVVQYNEWQGGGLIAVSYEARRCGVKRSMRGEEAKAACPDIQLVQVPVARGKADLNTYRTAGSEVVSILAQSGKCERASIDEVYLDLTDAAESMLADAPPESLESIDEEALKSHILGINREDGDDFKESVRDWICRKDADRRDKLLGCGIIIVAELRKQVLKETEFSCSAGVAHNKMLAKLASGMNKPAQQTVVPYAAVQELLTSLPIKKMKQLGGKLGTSLQTDLGIVTVGDLLQFSETKLQEHYGINTGTWLWNIARGISGEEVQGRLLPKSHGSGKTFPGPRALRSLSNVQHWLNQLSEELYERLSSDLEQNKRIASTLTLHATAFRSKDSDSHKKFPSKSCPLRYGVTKVQEDAFNLFQAALREYMGPFGTKPQGNKKETWRITGLSVSASKIVDIPSGTSSIMRYFQSQSTIPSCSTSGCLQEHVAVTPSASESCSEQKSAETEAAMPPDKDMSITDTSPDLDNSYGNMDMVPEKDVSCQSNEATEFPTQSGSNKGTQTKTSGQKIKEKSRGMHSVVDIFKNYSAAPRSKQETQEDSTVSLTSNRGSLSSSTSHSSEMNKEVGDRRETEWGYKVGEIDQSVFDELPYEIQREFRSFLRPNKRPNAGKSKGDGSASSGIAHYFPPLKR
- the LOC108848997 gene encoding DNA polymerase eta isoform X3, translating into MRGEEAKAACPDIQLVQVPVARGKADLNTYRTAGSEVVSILAQSGKCERASIDEVYLDLTDAAESMLADAPPESLESIDEEALKSHILGINREDGDDFKESVRDWICRKDADRRDKLLGCGIIIVAELRKQVLKETEFSCSAGVAHNKMLAKLASGMNKPAQQTVVPYAAVQELLTSLPIKKMKQLGGKLGTSLQTDLGIVTVGDLLQFSETKLQEHYGINTGTWLWNIARGISGEEVQGRLLPKSHGSGKTFPGPRALRSLSNVQHWLNQLSEELYERLSSDLEQNKRIASTLTLHATAFRSKDSDSHKKFPSKSCPLRYGVTKVQEDAFNLFQAALREYMGPFGTKPQGNKKETWRITGLSVSASKIVDIPSGTSSIMRYFQSQSTIPSCSTSGCLQEHVAVTPSASESCSEQKSAETEAAMPPDKDMSITDTSPDLDNSYGNMDMVPEKFTCQDVSCQSNEATEFPTQSGSNKGTQTKTSGQKIKEKSRGMHSVVDIFKNYSAAPRSKQETQEDSTVSLTSNRGSLSSSTSHSSEMNKEVGDRRETEWGYKVGEIDQSVFDELPYEIQREFRSFLRPNKRPNAGKSKGDGSASSGIAHYFPPLKR
- the LOC108848997 gene encoding DNA polymerase eta isoform X1 — translated: MPVARPETSDARVIAHVDMDCFYVQVEQRKQPELRGLPTAVVQYNEWQGGGLIAVSYEARRCGVKRSMRGEEAKAACPDIQLVQVPVARGKADLNTYRTAGSEVVSILAQSGKCERASIDEVYLDLTDAAESMLADAPPESLESIDEEALKSHILGINREDGDDFKESVRDWICRKDADRRDKLLGCGIIIVAELRKQVLKETEFSCSAGVAHNKMLAKLASGMNKPAQQTVVPYAAVQELLTSLPIKKMKQLGGKLGTSLQTDLGIVTVGDLLQFSETKLQEHYGINTGTWLWNIARGISGEEVQGRLLPKSHGSGKTFPGPRALRSLSNVQHWLNQLSEELYERLSSDLEQNKRIASTLTLHATAFRSKDSDSHKKFPSKSCPLRYGVTKVQEDAFNLFQAALREYMGPFGTKPQGNKKETWRITGLSVSASKIVDIPSGTSSIMRYFQSQSTIPSCSTSGCLQEHVAVTPSASESCSEQKSAETEAAMPPDKDMSITDTSPDLDNSYGNMDMVPEKFTCQDVSCQSNEATEFPTQSGSNKGTQTKTSGQKIKEKSRGMHSVVDIFKNYSAAPRSKQETQEDSTVSLTSNRGSLSSSTSHSSEMNKEVGDRRETEWGYKVGEIDQSVFDELPYEIQREFRSFLRPNKRPNAGKSKGDGSASSGIAHYFPPLKR